Proteins encoded together in one Drosophila albomicans strain 15112-1751.03 chromosome 2R, ASM965048v2, whole genome shotgun sequence window:
- the LOC117574979 gene encoding RING finger protein unkempt isoform X1, with protein MANDASKLLLSSHQEKTSHYTYLKEFRVEQCQSFLQHKCNQHRPFVCFNWHFQNQRRRRPVRKRDGTFNYSADNYCTKYDETTGICPEGDECPFLHRTAGDTERRYHLRYYKTCMCVHDTDSRGYCVKNGLHCAFAHGMQDQRPPVYDIKELETLQNSDITLDGTNAQNALDKERNLMNEDPKWQDTNYVLANYKTEPCKRPPRLCRQGYACPQYHNSKDKRRSPRKYKYRSTPCPNVKHGEEWGEPGNCESSDNCQYCHTRTEQQFHPEIYKSTKCNDVQQAGYCPRSVFCAFAHVEPYVVSDQKKRDHEIALSELISNGLSDLKVQDEVANGKLPPGLLQLSNNLLNDIDGNNTNKMLVDALENTTNSSKILNISLPMDSIPCTLDDPRENSLSASLVNNSLLTRSSAPINIPNTTLSNSINDFNSGGFAVNIPSSSLTYSPTNHANLFSVYGGSNKLSNSLSAATQNDSNSIFFPSRIISPAFGDGLSISPSVRISELNTIRDDINSSSVGNSLFENTLNTAKNAFSLQSLQSQNNSDLGRMNNDLLTKTAQVQKLSARLEELMCKLKIAELHRDKAKQEAVEWKERHDLVQIQLNLPGELRDLSIQKLKQLQSKLRTDLEEVDKVLYLENAKKCMKCEENNRTVTLEPCNHLSICNTCAGSVTECPYCQVPVITTHT; from the exons ATGGCGAACGATGCGAGCAAGCTACTGCTATCTTCACACCAAGAAAAAACCAGTCATTATAC ATACCTGAAAGAATTTCGCGTGGAACAATGCCAATCGTTTCTGCAGCACAAATGCAATCAGCATCGTCCATTCGTTTGCTTCAATTGGCATTTTCAAAATCAGCGTCGTCGGCGGCCCGTGCGTAAACGTGATGgaacatttaattatagtGCTGATAATTATTGCACCAAATATGATGAGACCACAGGCATTTGTCCCGAAGGCGATGA ATGCCCTTTTCTACACCGCACAGCCGGCGACACTGAGCGTCGCTATCATTTACGCTACTACAAAACGTGCATGTGCGTACACGATACGGACAGTCGTGGCTACTGCGTTAAAAATGGTTTACATTGCGCCTTTGCACATGGCATGCAGGATCAACGTCCGCCGGTCTATGACATTAAAGAGCTGGAAACACTGCAGAATTCGGATATAACGCTGGACGGCACCAATGCACAAAATGCTCTGGACAAGGAGCGCAATCTGATGAACGAGGATCCCAAGTGGCAGGATACCAACTATGTGCTGGCCAACTACAAAACGGAGCCGTGCAAGCGTCCTCCGCGTCTCTGTCGGCAGGGATACGCTTGTCCACAGTATCACAACAGCAAGGATAAGCGTCGCTCGCCACGAAAGTACAAATACCG GTCCACACCATGCCCCAATGTGAAGCATGGCGAGGAGTGGGGTGAGCCGGGTAACTGTGAGTCCAGCGACAATTGCCAATATTGTCACACACGCACCGAGCAACAGTTCCATCCGGAAATCTACAAGTCCACCAAATGCAACGATGTCCAACAGGCTGGCTACTGTCCACGCAGCGTCTTCTGCGCCTTTGCCCATGTGGAAC CTTATGTGGTCAGCGATCAGAAGAAGCGTGATCACGAAATTGCTTTAAGCGAACTCATTTCCAATGGCTTGTCCGATTTGAAGGTGCAGGATGAGGTCGCTAATGGCAAGCTGCCACCAGGACTGCTGCAGCTGAGCAATAAT TTATTAAATGATATTGATGGTAATAATACCAACAAAATGTTGGTTGATGCTTTggaaaatacaacaaattccAGCAAAATCCTAAATATCTCATTACCAATGGACAGCATTC CATGTACTTTGGATGATCCACGCGAGAACTCACTGTCGGCAAGTCTGGTCAACAATAGTTTATTAACACGTTCCTCGGCGCCAATTAACATTCCTAATACGACACTAAGTAACTCTATAAACG acttTAACTCTGGTGGATTTGCCGTCAACATTCCCAGCAGCTCGCTCACCTATAGTCCAACAAATCATGCCAATCTTTTCAGTGTTTATGGCGGCTCCAATAAACTGAGCAATTCTCTGTCGGCAGCCACACAGAACGACAGCAATAGCATCTTCTTTCCATCGCGCATCATCTCGCCAGCCTTTGGCGATGGCTTATCAATTAGTCCATCAGTTAGAATATCCGAATTGAACACCATACGTGATGACATTAACAGCAGCTCAGTGGGCAACAGTCTGTTCGAGAACACTCTTAATACGGCCAAGAATGCTTTCAGTCTACAATCACTACAGTCGCAGAATAACAGCGATCTCGGTCGCATGAACAACGATTTGCTCACAAAGACAGCACAGGTTCAAAAGTTATCGGCTCGCCTCGAGGAACTGATGTGCAAGCTTAAGATTGCCGAGCTACATCGCGACAAGGCCAAGCAGGAGGCCGTAGAGTGGAAAGAGCGTCACGATTTAGTGCAGATTCAACTTAATTTGCCCGGCGAGTTGCGTGATTTATCTATTCAGAAACTAAAGCAATTGCAG TCGAAGCTGCGCACCGATTTAGAGGAAGTGGACAAAGTATTATATTTGGAGAATGCCAAGAAGTGCATGAAATGCGAGGAGAACAATCGCACAGTTACTCTCGAGCCCTGCAATCACCTATCCATTTGCAATACTTGCGCTGGCTCCGTCACCGAGTGTCCCTACTGTCAGGTACCGGTTATCACAACCCACACATAG
- the LOC117574979 gene encoding RING finger protein unkempt isoform X3, which yields MANDASKLLLSSHQEKTSHYTYLKEFRVEQCQSFLQHKCNQHRPFVCFNWHFQNQRRRRPVRKRDGTFNYSADNYCTKYDETTGICPEGDECPFLHRTAGDTERRYHLRYYKTCMCVHDTDSRGYCVKNGLHCAFAHGMQDQRPPVYDIKELETLQNSDITLDGTNAQNALDKERNLMNEDPKWQDTNYVLANYKTEPCKRPPRLCRQGYACPQYHNSKDKRRSPRKYKYRSTPCPNVKHGEEWGEPGNCESSDNCQYCHTRTEQQFHPEIYKSTKCNDVQQAGYCPRSVFCAFAHVEPYVVSDQKKRDHEIALSELISNGLSDLKVQDEVANGKLPPGLLQLSNNLLNDIDGNNTNKMLVDALENTTNSSKILNISLPMDSIPLKSNN from the exons ATGGCGAACGATGCGAGCAAGCTACTGCTATCTTCACACCAAGAAAAAACCAGTCATTATAC ATACCTGAAAGAATTTCGCGTGGAACAATGCCAATCGTTTCTGCAGCACAAATGCAATCAGCATCGTCCATTCGTTTGCTTCAATTGGCATTTTCAAAATCAGCGTCGTCGGCGGCCCGTGCGTAAACGTGATGgaacatttaattatagtGCTGATAATTATTGCACCAAATATGATGAGACCACAGGCATTTGTCCCGAAGGCGATGA ATGCCCTTTTCTACACCGCACAGCCGGCGACACTGAGCGTCGCTATCATTTACGCTACTACAAAACGTGCATGTGCGTACACGATACGGACAGTCGTGGCTACTGCGTTAAAAATGGTTTACATTGCGCCTTTGCACATGGCATGCAGGATCAACGTCCGCCGGTCTATGACATTAAAGAGCTGGAAACACTGCAGAATTCGGATATAACGCTGGACGGCACCAATGCACAAAATGCTCTGGACAAGGAGCGCAATCTGATGAACGAGGATCCCAAGTGGCAGGATACCAACTATGTGCTGGCCAACTACAAAACGGAGCCGTGCAAGCGTCCTCCGCGTCTCTGTCGGCAGGGATACGCTTGTCCACAGTATCACAACAGCAAGGATAAGCGTCGCTCGCCACGAAAGTACAAATACCG GTCCACACCATGCCCCAATGTGAAGCATGGCGAGGAGTGGGGTGAGCCGGGTAACTGTGAGTCCAGCGACAATTGCCAATATTGTCACACACGCACCGAGCAACAGTTCCATCCGGAAATCTACAAGTCCACCAAATGCAACGATGTCCAACAGGCTGGCTACTGTCCACGCAGCGTCTTCTGCGCCTTTGCCCATGTGGAAC CTTATGTGGTCAGCGATCAGAAGAAGCGTGATCACGAAATTGCTTTAAGCGAACTCATTTCCAATGGCTTGTCCGATTTGAAGGTGCAGGATGAGGTCGCTAATGGCAAGCTGCCACCAGGACTGCTGCAGCTGAGCAATAAT TTATTAAATGATATTGATGGTAATAATACCAACAAAATGTTGGTTGATGCTTTggaaaatacaacaaattccAGCAAAATCCTAAATATCTCATTACCAATGGACAGCATTC CGCTAAAAAGCAATAACTAA
- the LOC117574979 gene encoding RING finger protein unkempt isoform X2 — protein MANDASKLLLSSHQEKTSHYTYLKEFRVEQCQSFLQHKCNQHRPFVCFNWHFQNQRRRRPVRKRDGTFNYSADNYCTKYDETTGICPEGDECPFLHRTAGDTERRYHLRYYKTCMCVHDTDSRGYCVKNGLHCAFAHGMQDQRPPVYDIKELETLQNSDITLDGTNAQNALDKERNLMNEDPKWQDTNYVLANYKTEPCKRPPRLCRQGYACPQYHNSKDKRRSPRKYKYRSTPCPNVKHGEEWGEPGNCESSDNCQYCHTRTEQQFHPEIYKSTKCNDVQQAGYCPRSVFCAFAHVEPCTLDDPRENSLSASLVNNSLLTRSSAPINIPNTTLSNSINDFNSGGFAVNIPSSSLTYSPTNHANLFSVYGGSNKLSNSLSAATQNDSNSIFFPSRIISPAFGDGLSISPSVRISELNTIRDDINSSSVGNSLFENTLNTAKNAFSLQSLQSQNNSDLGRMNNDLLTKTAQVQKLSARLEELMCKLKIAELHRDKAKQEAVEWKERHDLVQIQLNLPGELRDLSIQKLKQLQSKLRTDLEEVDKVLYLENAKKCMKCEENNRTVTLEPCNHLSICNTCAGSVTECPYCQVPVITTHT, from the exons ATGGCGAACGATGCGAGCAAGCTACTGCTATCTTCACACCAAGAAAAAACCAGTCATTATAC ATACCTGAAAGAATTTCGCGTGGAACAATGCCAATCGTTTCTGCAGCACAAATGCAATCAGCATCGTCCATTCGTTTGCTTCAATTGGCATTTTCAAAATCAGCGTCGTCGGCGGCCCGTGCGTAAACGTGATGgaacatttaattatagtGCTGATAATTATTGCACCAAATATGATGAGACCACAGGCATTTGTCCCGAAGGCGATGA ATGCCCTTTTCTACACCGCACAGCCGGCGACACTGAGCGTCGCTATCATTTACGCTACTACAAAACGTGCATGTGCGTACACGATACGGACAGTCGTGGCTACTGCGTTAAAAATGGTTTACATTGCGCCTTTGCACATGGCATGCAGGATCAACGTCCGCCGGTCTATGACATTAAAGAGCTGGAAACACTGCAGAATTCGGATATAACGCTGGACGGCACCAATGCACAAAATGCTCTGGACAAGGAGCGCAATCTGATGAACGAGGATCCCAAGTGGCAGGATACCAACTATGTGCTGGCCAACTACAAAACGGAGCCGTGCAAGCGTCCTCCGCGTCTCTGTCGGCAGGGATACGCTTGTCCACAGTATCACAACAGCAAGGATAAGCGTCGCTCGCCACGAAAGTACAAATACCG GTCCACACCATGCCCCAATGTGAAGCATGGCGAGGAGTGGGGTGAGCCGGGTAACTGTGAGTCCAGCGACAATTGCCAATATTGTCACACACGCACCGAGCAACAGTTCCATCCGGAAATCTACAAGTCCACCAAATGCAACGATGTCCAACAGGCTGGCTACTGTCCACGCAGCGTCTTCTGCGCCTTTGCCCATGTGGAAC CATGTACTTTGGATGATCCACGCGAGAACTCACTGTCGGCAAGTCTGGTCAACAATAGTTTATTAACACGTTCCTCGGCGCCAATTAACATTCCTAATACGACACTAAGTAACTCTATAAACG acttTAACTCTGGTGGATTTGCCGTCAACATTCCCAGCAGCTCGCTCACCTATAGTCCAACAAATCATGCCAATCTTTTCAGTGTTTATGGCGGCTCCAATAAACTGAGCAATTCTCTGTCGGCAGCCACACAGAACGACAGCAATAGCATCTTCTTTCCATCGCGCATCATCTCGCCAGCCTTTGGCGATGGCTTATCAATTAGTCCATCAGTTAGAATATCCGAATTGAACACCATACGTGATGACATTAACAGCAGCTCAGTGGGCAACAGTCTGTTCGAGAACACTCTTAATACGGCCAAGAATGCTTTCAGTCTACAATCACTACAGTCGCAGAATAACAGCGATCTCGGTCGCATGAACAACGATTTGCTCACAAAGACAGCACAGGTTCAAAAGTTATCGGCTCGCCTCGAGGAACTGATGTGCAAGCTTAAGATTGCCGAGCTACATCGCGACAAGGCCAAGCAGGAGGCCGTAGAGTGGAAAGAGCGTCACGATTTAGTGCAGATTCAACTTAATTTGCCCGGCGAGTTGCGTGATTTATCTATTCAGAAACTAAAGCAATTGCAG TCGAAGCTGCGCACCGATTTAGAGGAAGTGGACAAAGTATTATATTTGGAGAATGCCAAGAAGTGCATGAAATGCGAGGAGAACAATCGCACAGTTACTCTCGAGCCCTGCAATCACCTATCCATTTGCAATACTTGCGCTGGCTCCGTCACCGAGTGTCCCTACTGTCAGGTACCGGTTATCACAACCCACACATAG